A single Anopheles arabiensis isolate DONGOLA chromosome 2, AaraD3, whole genome shotgun sequence DNA region contains:
- the LOC120895418 gene encoding proton-coupled folate transporter, whose product MTMSAETAKPDGSGEHSQPGAQDDGDAGSSNVAGAMATASVRAERWYEKISVEPSMFLYMMAFMLTSVVEQAFFLYKACTVDHGYSHEICLNIEQYQDIKKQVQVTTSTFHQWNNIAMYVVPIVLALFLGAWSDRRGRKLPLILGLMGKFVYSVMIVVNTRMPSWPVEYIIYTATIPSVLTGADIAIFASCFAYISDITTVEERTLRITILDATYLSTMPIGVALGNVIFNHTGKSYTIMFIINASLLACSIVYSMLRLKSRTTERQCSIRELPWYRMPLDFFDRQHVVRSVRTFVRRRTMHRRTYMYLLMVAMSFYTFQRDEKPKMYLYTQLRFNWDTDLYSYFKTYQSAAYVVMMFLGVPLFTKVLGLKDTLIIMIGALAHASARFVYIFAQVGWVLYIGATISSVGPVVAPVLRSMISKMVPTNERGIIFSFLSVFDNAVPLFSGVLYTQVYNSSINTYPQAIFLLTMGTQMIVFFIALAIHISLRGRRMEECTPVEKPPGSGLIDEAKAPAIDDDAPAVSQS is encoded by the exons ATGACAATGTCTGCTGAAACTGCGAAG CCGGATGGCTCGGGTGAGCACAGCCAACCCGGTGCGCAGGATGACGGCGATGCAGGCAGCAGTAATGTAGCAGGTGCTATGGCAACGGCCAGCGTACGGGCGGAACGATGGTACGAGAAAATCTCCGTCGAACCGTCGATGTTCCTGTACATGATGGCGTTTATGCTAACGTCGGTGGTGGAGCAGGCGTTCTTCCTGTACAAAGCGTGCACCGTCGATCATGGCTATTCGCACGAGATTTGCCTCAACATCGAGCAGTACCAGGATATCAAAAAGCAGGTCCAGGTGACGACCTCGACCTTTCATCAGTGGAACAACATCGCCATGTACGTGGTGCCGATCGTGCTGGCCCTGTTTCTCGGCGCCTGGTCCGATAGACGTGGCCGCAAGCTGCCACTCATCCTCGGGCTGATGGGCAAGTTTGTCTACTCGGTCATGATCGTGGTGAACACGCGCATGCCCTCGTGGCCGGTCGAGTACATCATCTACACGGCCACGATCCCGAGCGTACTGACCGGGGCCGACATTGCCATCTTCGCCTCCTGCTTTGCGTACATCTCCGACATCACGACGGTGGAGGAGCGCACGCTGCGCATTACGATACTGGACGCCACCTACCTCAGCACCATGCCGATCGGTGTCGCGCTCGGCAATGTGATCTTCAACCACACGGGCAAATCGTACACGATCATGTTCATCATCAACGCGTCCCTGCTCGCCTGCTCGATCGTGTACTCGATGCTGCGGCTGAAGTCGCGCACCACCGAACGCCAGTGCTCGATCCGCGAGCTGCCGTGGTACCGCATGCCGCTGGACTTTTTCGACCGCCAGCACGTGGTGCGCTCGGTGCGCACGTTCGTACGCCGGCGGACGATGCACCGGCGCACCTACATGTACCTGCTGATGGTGGCCATGTCGTTCTACACGTTCCAGCGCGACGAGAAGCCCAAGATGTACCTGTACACGCAGCTGCGCTTCAACTGGGACACGGATCTGTACAGCTACTTCAAGACGTACCAGTCGGCGGCGTACGTGGTGATGATGTTTCTCGGCGTGCCGCTCTTCACGAAGGTGCTCGGGCTGAAGGACACGCTGATCATAATGATTGGTGCGCTGGCGCACGCCAGCGCCCGGTTCGTGTACATCTTTGCCCAGGTCGGCTGGGTGCTGTACATCGGGGCTACCATCTCGAGCGTGGGCCCGGTGGTGGCGCCCGTGCTCCGGTCCATGATTTCCAAAATGGTGCCCACCAACGAGCGCGGCATCATCTTTTCGTTCCTTTCCGTGTTCGACAATGCGGTGCCGCTGTTTAGCGGCGTACTGTACACGCAGGTGTACAACTCGTCGATCAACACGTACCCGCAGGCCATCTTTCTGCTTACCATGGGCACGCAGATGATCGTGTTTTTCATTGCACT CGCAATACACATTTCACTCCGAGGTCGACGGATGGAAGAATGCACCCCGGTCGAGAAGCCACCGGGAAGCGGGCTGATCGACGAAGCGAAGGCTCCCGCTATCGATGACGATGCGCCGGCCGTTTCTCAATCATAG